A genome region from Anastrepha ludens isolate Willacy chromosome 3, idAnaLude1.1, whole genome shotgun sequence includes the following:
- the LOC128856472 gene encoding uncharacterized protein LOC128856472, protein MYKFVFVVIVALAAFQVQQNEAFIILSKSINAVPAAAASSVAAPAIDANALLQGVTSAVTAKLQAVNQVVGNLVQAKANFKQSLLSALPKPAYVTKTIRIPILVKTWGTTTAAATPEPAATTTVQSAGYAYRHRHR, encoded by the exons ATGTACAAATTCGTTTTCGTGGTCATCGTGGCTTTGGCAGCGTTTCAAGTCCAGCAGAACGAGGCGTTTATTATTTTGTCCAaaa GCATTAATGCTGTCCCGGCCGCTGCTGCCAGCTCAGTTGCCGCACCGGCTATTGATGCAAATGCCCTTCTCCAGGGTGTAACCAGTGCGGTGACAGCAAAACTTCAAGCCGTTAACCAGGTGGTTGGTAATTTGGTGCAGGCGAAGGCCAACTTCAAGCAGAGTTTACTCAGCGCCCTCCCCAAACCGGCTTACGTTACTAAAACTATTCGCATACCAATTTTGGTGAAAACTTGGGGTACCACTACAGCAGCAGCTACTCCGGAGCCCGCAGCAACTACGACTGTCCAATCGGCTGGTTATGCCTATAGACACAGACACCGATAG
- the LOC128856473 gene encoding uncharacterized protein LOC128856473 — protein sequence MSKSVIILLLLGTTTVLWQQAEAKPFLLLAPNFFVLTTRAPSTGSISSSASYSSSFSSPASNGLLQLPTGIISRKLNLVTSLLSGFGGNAGRSGGIGGGFGLGFKFKSGITTRRPVTTTQSTTEPNTVFTPEVTTNTPTTTIPYTTTERATTTTEAIGSTTTGIVVTIKPTVVPQRPAVITTTKRASGYGYEIPRRDSENEIFRGNVQ from the exons ATGTCGAAGAGTGTAATTATACTGCTCTTACTCGGCACAACAACGGTGTTGTGGCAACAGGCTGAGGCGAAACCATTTCTATTACTGGCGCCAAATTTCTTTGTCCTGACAACTagag CGCCCTCTACAGGGAGTATATCATCTTCCGCTTCCTACTCCTCTTCCTTCTCCTCGCCAGCATCCAATGGTCTCCTTCAACTGCCCACTGGCATTATAAGTCGGAAACTAAATCTTGTAACTAGTCTACTCTCCGGCTTTGGCGGCAATGCTGGTCGCAGTGGCGGCATTGGTGGCGGTTTTGGACTTGGTTTCAAATTCAAATCGGGAATTACTACGCGTAGACCTGTAACAACAACTCAAAGTACCACAGAGCCAAATACCGTTTTTACACCGGAAGTAACAACAAATACACCAACAACTACTATTCCCTACACTACAACTGAGAGagcgacaacaacaactgaGGCGATTGGGAGCACTACAACGGGCATTGTTGTTACTATTAAACCAACAGTGGTTCCTCAACGACCAGCAGTTATTACAACAACCAAGAGAGCGAGTGGTTATGGTTATGAAATTCCACGCCGGGATAGTGAAAATGAGATTTTTCGTGGTaatgtacaataa